A region of the Oncorhynchus clarkii lewisi isolate Uvic-CL-2024 chromosome 29, UVic_Ocla_1.0, whole genome shotgun sequence genome:
ACGTCAGTCCGGCTGCGGATACTGACCCCTACGTCAGTCCGGCTGCGGATACTGACCCCTACGTCAGTCCGGCTGCGGATACTGACCCCTACGTCAGTCCGGCTGCGGATACTGACCCCTACGTCAGTCCGGCTGCGGATACTGACCCCTACGTCAGTCCGGCTGCGGATACTGACCCCTACGTCAGTCCGGCTGCGGATACTGACCCCTACGTCAGTCCGGCTGCGGATACTGACCCCTACGTCAGTCTGGCTGCGGATACTGACCCCTACATCAGTCCGGCTGCGGATACTGACCCCTACGTCAGTCCGGCTGCGGATACTGACCCCTACATCACTGACGTAGCTGACTGGGAAAAATGCCCTGGATCTGGATCTGAATCGTCCAATGATGACGATGCCGTTACTGAAGAAATAAAGAACCCATCCCACATGAACAAGTGAGTATCAAATAAGAGGTGCAAAGGCATAGGCCACAAAACAGTATAGGCCATGGCTAAAGGCAGGGAAGAAAATGTATATCAATGTGTGTAACTACCTGTAACAAGCTACAGGTCACACGAAACAAATTGGTGTTAGAAATGTTGAATAGCTTTGTCATTCTTCTATGCCTCTTCCAGTGTGGCGTCAGGGCATGTTTGTGTTGGTGTTGTCCCCAGCGGGAAACCTCCTGTGGAAAAGGAGTCTCTGCAGACCAGACCTCTCAAACAGAAGATCCCACGGTACGTCACAGCACCCCgtcacagcagacagacagcaagtTAACAGATGGACTTCATGGGGAGTTCAATTAGAGTAAAATGATACCTAATCAACTGAGATTTTAACATAGCCACTTACCAATATTGATACAATTTCAATGGGTTTTCAATATTATTACATGGTTTTAAGGGTGTGATAGAATTTAAAACCAATTGAAGTGGTCATTTCGGGTGTGGCTCACTTGGCAGAGTgtggcacttgcaacgccagggttgtgggtttgattcccacagtgGGACTAGTATGTAAATGTATGCTCTCACTTActttaagtcgctctggataagagcgtctgctaaatgactgtaaTGTAAAGGTAAAAATGTGTTGCCCGGATCAAACATGAAACagtagctatttgattttgagcGTGGTATACTTGTTTGTCTAATCACCTGTGAACTCTACAAGCCCCTTTGTTTACCTATTCAGATCACTGTATTACACATGCCCATACTTCCTGCTTCCTCCCCACTAAGAATGTTTTCACCTGTGTAGCAGTGCTCTGTGCAAGACATGAAGTGTGTTATGCAATAGGTGTCTTGTAATTTACTCATGAGATACTGTACAAGCAGTGGGTCTGTATTAAATGTATAGCATATTTGTTCAAGATAGCTGCCAGTTAATTAAATATTTGTCATGTTTCTTTGAGATAACTTCTTCTCTCTTTGTCCACAGTGCGGCCACCATCCGTGTCAGCAGGAGAAAACAGGCAGCAGCGAGCGGTGGTGCTACCCAGGCAGCAGAGTCCTCTCGTAGGGAGAATGTGGTGTCCCGATCCAGCTGGCTGGATGTATGGAAGGGACGCAGGTAATGTGGGACACTGGGATATATGTACTGTTGCTATTCAACAACATCTTACTGAAATCACGTTCTCTGATATTATTTTCCAAATGTCATTGCCTAATTTCTATGTATTTGAAAATTGAGATACTTTTGGTTCCTGAAGGCACAATGTTCTGTGGGCCACCCTGGATGGACCGTTGGTATCATTTTGGAAGAAACGCACAGTGAGTGAACCACTAGCACCACCATGGTCCAAATGGCCCTTTCTTTTGACTAGAACTAAGGCATAACGTTGTTATATCATTATTGTCTCTCCCAGGCTATGCCAGTATCTTTACACTATCCCCTCTTTTTCTGGGCCGCAGGACAAGTTCACAGACCTAGTGTTCCATGTGTCAAGCATCACCAACGTCTGCAAGCAGGACAAAGGACGCTTCTCCCTTTACTTCTGCAAGAAGCACTTTGAGTTCATGGCGCACAACAAAGGTGAGCTGCTGATGGATTTGAACTCCTCTTTCTGGTTCCTACTGTTTTTGTGCTTTGCCCTGTGCCTGagcatctctccacccctctccccggTCCCAGCGGTGCAGGAGGGCTGGGTGACGTCCCTCCTGGCCTCTCGTGGATGGGACCCCCCAGCCCCTCCGGAGCAGCATGGAGCCCTGACCATGAAGGACCCTCGCAGCAACAGAGTGTACGCGGCCATCTGTGGACACAACCTATGGATCTACAACAACAAAGAGGTGAggaagggaacagggctctgctGAGCTCCATCACTATATGATTGTTATGACAGTTCGGGAGGACATCTTGAGTGTATTTTGTGTCATTCAGTTCATGTTATTTGTGCCGTGCAGGACTTCCAGTTGGGGGTTGGGCTGACCTTTGTGTCCATGAACGTGGCGTCAGTGAAGCAGACTGGCCGTCATAACTTCAGTCTCATCACACCGTACAAAACCTTCAAGTGAGTGtccgcctctttctctctcactgtctctgtctgatcAGCCCCAGCCCACAGTGCTGCTTTCAACCAGCAGAGGACAGTGTAGTTCATCTGGTTTTTGTTAGGATCCCTTCCTAACTTGTGTTATTACACAATTGCTCTTCTATCAGATTATCCCAGTATCTGGCCCGTGTATGTGAGCGCCTTGCTTTACTACTGAGAAACACAGTCTTTGTATTTCTAGTTTCTCCACAGACTCATCGAGGGAGCTGGCTGTGTGGCTGGGGAGTCTGAACCAGGTGATCCTCAGTGCCCTGTCATGCAGCGAGGTGGCCCACCGACTCTGGGCCAGCCCATGGAACAAAGTGTGTGCCGACTGTGGCAGTGCCAACCCCGAGTGGGCCTCAGTTAACCTGCTGGTGGTCATCTGTGAGGCCTGTGCAGGTGAGCTAGGACTGTGGTGATACTCAGGATGTGTACGCACTGCTCTATATGACCTATGTCCCTATTGTTTCTCTAAGGTCAGCATCGCTCTTTGGGCATCCATGTCTCCAAAGTGAGAAGCCTGAAGTTGGACAGTAAAGTGTGGACTGAACCTTTGATTCTGGTGAGATGACCTTCCTTGTAACAGTGCTgcagaaactattcagaccccttgagttttccacattttgttacgttgcagccgtattcttcataaatctacacacaataccccataaggacaaagcaaaaacttttgttttttacataagaattcagaccttttactcagtactttgttgaagcacctttggcagcaattacagcctcgtctTCCAgagatgtttaaaaaaaaaatatatatatatattttatttatttatttttaattttacccctttttctccccaatttcgtggtatccaattgttgctactatcttgtctcattgctacaactcccgtacgggctcgggagagacgaatgctgaatgtcatgcgtcctccgatacacaacccaaccagccgtactgcttcttaacacagggcgcatccaacccggaagccagccgcaccaatgtgtcggaggctacaccgtgcacctggcaaccttggctagcgcgcactgcgcccggcccgccacaggagtcgctggtgcgcgatgagacaaggagatccctaccgaccaatccctccctaacccggacgacgctaggccaattgtgcgtcgccccacggacctcccggtcgcggccggttacgacagagcctgggcgcgaacccagggactctgatggcacagcgcccttaaccactgcgccacccgggaggccgtcttccagagatgtttgattgggtttaagtccgggctctggctgggccactcaagggcattcagagacttgtcccaaagacactcctgtgttgtcttggctgtgtgcttagggtcgttgtcctgttggaaggtgaaccttccccagtttgaggtcctgagcactctggagcaggttttcagcaaggatctctctgtactttgctccgttcatctttcccttgatcctgactagtgtcccagttcctgccgttgaaaaacatccccacagcatgatgctgccaccaccatgcttcaccgtagggagggtgccaggtttcctccagacgtcacgcattcagggcaaagagtttaatattggtttcatcacCAGATAATCttatttttcatggtctgagagtcaattaggtgcattttggcaaactccaagcgggctgtcatgtgccttttactgaggaatggctttcgtctggccactctaccataaaggcctgattggtggagtgctgcagagatggtcctTCTGGAGGTTTCTCCTGTCTCCACAAattaactctggagctctgtcagagtgaccatcgggttcttggtcacttgcctgaccaaggcccttctcccccaattgctcagtttgggcaggctgccagatctaggaagagtcttggtggttccaaacttcttccatttaataatgatggaggccactgtgttattggggtccttcaatgctgcatacatttgtTGGTACctttccctagatctgtgcctcgacacaatcctgtctcggtgctctatgGACAATTTATTCAACTtcatgccttggtttttgctctgacatgcactgtcaactgtatgaccttataaagacaggtgtgtgcctttccaaatcatgtcaaatcagttgaatttaacacaggtggacttctacaatcaagttgtagaaacatctcaaggatgatcaatggaaacaggatgcacctgacctcaatttcaagtctcatagcaaaaggtctgaatacttatgtaaataatataAATCTGTTGAGTTTTATTAACTTTTCAACaatttattattactatttttttgctttgtcattattgtgtataATGCGTGTGTGTAATGAGGGGAaaacatatttaatcaattttagaataaggctgtaacataacaaaatgtggtaaaagggaaggtgtctgaatacttgtatGTATAACCAAATACAGAAGTAAAGTAATGTGAAAATAGGCACTGCTAATAACTGTGTTCTCTTTCCTCCATAGCTATTTGTCTATTATGGGAACAAAGCAGCCAATGATGTATGGGGTCACAATGTGCCGGGTGCAGAGCAGATCCTGCCAGACTCCTCTGTGGGTCAGAGGGGGGACTTCATCAGGGCCAAGTACACCAAGGGCCGATACAGATTCACCCATCCTCTAGCCTCCAGCCAGAGACTGCTCAACCAGGTCAGCCAAcatcccagccccaaccccagtcTTAACCACAGTCCCAACCCCAGGTCTCAGTCCCAACCCCAGGTCTCAGTCCCAACCCCAGGTCTCAGTCCCAACCCCAGGTCTCagtcccagccccaaccccaggtctcagtcccagccccaaccccatttCACagtcccagccccaaccccatttCACagtcccagccccaaccccatttcccagccccaaccccaggtcccagccccaaccccaggtCCCAGCCCCAGGTCCCAGCCCCAGTCCTAACCAcagccccatccccagtcctaaccACAGCCCCAACCCCAGTCCTAACCACAGCCCCAACCCCAGGTCTCAGTCCCAGCCCCTGCCCCAGGTCTCAGCCCCAACCCCAGTCCCAAGTCTCAGCCCCAACCCGTCTCAGTCTCAGCCCCAACCCCAGGTCTCAGCCCCTGCCCCAACCCCAGGTCTCAACCCCAGGTCTCAGCCCCAACCCCAGGTCTCAGCCCCTGCCCCAACCCCAGGTCTCATCCCCTGCCCCAACCCCAGGTCTCATCCCCtgccccagcctcagcaccaaccCCAGTCTCAGCCCCAACCCCAAACCTAGCAGCAGCCCCAATCTCAGCCCCAACCCCAAtctcagccccaaccccagccccaaacCCAGCCTCAGGCCCAAACCCAGCCTCAGCCCAACCCCaaacccagcctcagccccaaccCCAAATCCAGCCTCAGCCCCAACCCCAAACTCAGCCTCAGCCCCAAACCCAGCCTCAGCCCAAATCCCAGCCCCAAACCCAGGCTCAGCTTAAATCCCAGCCCCAAACCCAGCCTCAGCTCAAATCCCAGCCCCAACCCCCAGCCCCAAACCCAGCCTCAGCTCAAATCCCAGCCCCAACCCCCAGCCCCAAACCCAGCCTCAGCTCAAATCCCAGCCCCaaacccagcctcagccccaaacCCAGTCTCAGCCCCAAACCCAGCCTCAGCCCAAATCCCAGCCCCAAACCCAGCCTCAGACCAAATCCCAGCCCCAATCCCAGCTTCAGCCCCTTTCTCAGACTACACTGCTGCTCTCATCCAGCAGAGGACAGTGTAGTTCATCTGGTTTTTGTTCAGATCCCTTCCTAACTTGTGTTATTACATGTATGCATCCTATTCTGATTCCTATCCATCCTCAAAGATAGGAAAATACACATAAACCTCCCAGGGTCTGTACAGGACAGACTGTGCTGAATGATATGTGTTATTTGTTGTTATGACATCCTCCCCTCACCCTGTGTCCTCCAGAGGCTGTGTGAGGTGGTGTGTGGCCCTAATGTCCCAGAGACCATGTCATTGCTGTGCTCGGGGGCCCGGGTCCTGTGCCACTCAGGGGACTCTCAGTGCCCCACGCCCATCTCCCTGGCAGAGCGGGCTGGACAGGCCATGCAGACGGAGCTGCTCAGACACAACGAATACACAGGTACTAATATCAGGGGTCCTCTAAGATCCACAGATACTGACTTCAGGGGTCCAGGCTCTAAGATCCAAAATATCTGATCTGATTGGTTGAAATTAGTGAAAAAATGATCTGAATTTGTCTGACTGTGTAATTGCAGCCTAAGATCCACAGCACTGCTGTTGTTTTGTCTTTGCTTAATCTCAACTTGTCACTTTCATGATATCAGTCAGTACATCAAAATGTCTGTCTTGTTCATTATGCTTTcaaatatgtttgtttttctctttTACAGATGCCCCTGTCTATGTTCATCAGGTCACAGGGTCTCTGCTGGGCACCTCTGACCCTCCTCCTGCTGCAGGTACCCATATACTATGGGCATATCACAATAGCCTAAAAGCTTATCGTTTTGATATAAAAGGCGACTTCTTAATGGGTGTAAAACTGTGTgcgcaggagaggaggagctccATGGGAAGTTGGAGGAGGACCGCTTCCTGTTCTCCCAGGAGAATGACTCTGCAGCCTGTGATGTTCTGGACCTGAGGGAGGTCATCTCCATTTTCCACAGCTCCAACGGGTACTGCAACCTTATGACGTTAACATTGTGGGAGACGTTTCATATCCATTTTTaagattttaaatgttttaatacgGTTTATAAGATATAAGGGGGATTTGTTGATTTCCTCCTCCCCCACAGATCGACTCATGAGTTTGAAATGGTGACTCTGACGGACGCGTTGGTGTGCAATGCTGACACTGAAGAGGATCTACTGAATCACCTGCTTCATATTCTCAGGGTAATACAATAACAGCTGTGTGTTTATCAGTCTGGGAGTATTAAGGACTGTAGGCACAGTGTTCCATACGCTGTATGATAATTGAGACCTTTGTTTCAGCTTTCCTGAGCAGAGAGTAGGCCTACAGATAACACAGATAGATATAGTAATGTGGGTTAAAACTAATCATATGTTCTCCCCCTACCAGGTGGTGTTGCCCGGGCCCATAGATGAGGAGGAGCTGGACGGGGTGTTTGCTGTGTCCCGGGTTtctctgagggagggaggaggcctGCAGCACACTGAGGTCTGGGCAGTGCTCCGTGGAGGTCAGGTCCTCGTCTATCCTACTGACCAGCAGCGCCACAGAGAGAGGCTAACACTCAACCCTGAGACTCAATACAGTGAGTCAAACCTCATTGTCTGCATGTTTACACAACATGATTTTTCTCTACATTCCTTGTGTAGAGGAGCAGAAGTATCATGATAAGGTAATATGACGGGGTTCTTTTCTGCCCACAGAGATAGATTCCTCTGAGAACACCATAGAGCTGGTCACTGGAGAGAGGTCAGCACCACAGGAACACTTTGTTATAACAAGTTGCATTCCATTGTACTTGATGTCATAGCAATGGTTCCCAAACGTATTTCAGCATCTGTCATTCAAAGGATGGTCTCCAATGCATCCATCTCGTCTTCCTGCTAGAACCATGTCCATGCAGTTTGAACGACACCACAGCTGTCAGTCCTGGCACAGCCTACTGAAACGGGCAGTGACCACAAAGAGGAAGCAGCGCCCATCACTGTACGAGCTGCCACCCAACGCCATTGGCAATGTGCCCCCTGCCATTGAGAGGTGTATCTCACACATCACACAATATGGTGAGTGTCGGCTACAAGCCATTTGAGACTGGAACAAGTATTGTAGTGATCTGGATAACCAGTTTCCGGCAGGAACATGAATTCTCACAACTGGTTAATCTGCTCTGCTCCTCTTCTGTCTCCCTCCCAGGCCTGAAGGTGGATGGGCTGTACCGGCGCTGTGGCTTGGCCACTAAGGTCAGCAGTCTGGTGGAAGCCCTCAGCAGATCACCTAAAACTGCCCCTCTGGAGAAAGATGAACAGGGTCTCCTGGACGCTGCAGGGGCCCTGAAGCAGTATGTCCGCCACCAGGTGGTGCTCATCCCTCAGACACAACGGGAACTGTGGGTCAAGGCTGCAGGTACTGTCCTTTGCATCTTAAACAACCCCAGAGAGAatgtatttccttgattcctcgtgTCCTCTTCTCGCCCTCTTCTCAAAGCCC
Encoded here:
- the LOC139388610 gene encoding arf-GAP with Rho-GAP domain, ANK repeat and PH domain-containing protein 1-like; translation: MSAPFGPDMPVPVPKPRTRYKRAGGSPQIQLSSDRDLIHDTPDTGIHSRGIPPANDLLAEKEDNPAIILNKPAITSPAEQNPSQCNFLLFRSDSGVTPSYPVLDSNGLCPSVWLSFSPHSPAADTDPYVSPAADTDPYVSPAADTDPYVSPAANTDPYVSPAANTDPYVSPAADTDPYVSPAADTDPYVSPAADTDPYVSPAADTDPYVSPAADTDPYVSPAADTDPYVSPAADTDPYVSPAADTDPYITDVADWEKCPGSGSESSNDDDAVTEEIKNPSHMNNVASGHVCVGVVPSGKPPVEKESLQTRPLKQKIPRAATIRVSRRKQAAASGGATQAAESSRRENVVSRSSWLDVWKGRRHNVLWATLDGPLVSFWKKRTDKFTDLVFHVSSITNVCKQDKGRFSLYFCKKHFEFMAHNKAVQEGWVTSLLASRGWDPPAPPEQHGALTMKDPRSNRVYAAICGHNLWIYNNKEDFQLGVGLTFVSMNVASVKQTGRHNFSLITPYKTFNFSTDSSRELAVWLGSLNQVILSALSCSEVAHRLWASPWNKVCADCGSANPEWASVNLLVVICEACAGQHRSLGIHVSKVRSLKLDSKVWTEPLILLFVYYGNKAANDVWGHNVPGAEQILPDSSVGQRGDFIRAKYTKGRYRFTHPLASSQRLLNQRLCEVVCGPNVPETMSLLCSGARVLCHSGDSQCPTPISLAERAGQAMQTELLRHNEYTDAPVYVHQVTGSLLGTSDPPPAAGEEELHGKLEEDRFLFSQENDSAACDVLDLREVISIFHSSNGSTHEFEMVTLTDALVCNADTEEDLLNHLLHILRVVLPGPIDEEELDGVFAVSRVSLREGGGLQHTEVWAVLRGGQVLVYPTDQQRHRERLTLNPETQYKIDSSENTIELVTGERTMSMQFERHHSCQSWHSLLKRAVTTKRKQRPSLYELPPNAIGNVPPAIERCISHITQYGLKVDGLYRRCGLATKVSSLVEALSRSPKTAPLEKDEQGLLDAAGALKQYVRHQVVLIPQTQRELWVKAAAHTEENLRLATYRRLLKKLPPDNRITLNALCGHFYIVQLYSVENRMTAQNLALVFVPTLFQELAMNTNMVRLTRELIIHHTLLFLSKEQESDMESEELITKL